The genomic DNA CATCGGATGAAAGAACCGGTGTCACATCCAAAGACATAACAATCATCGCCGCCGAACCCGATATCTCCGCGCGCCTTTACCTCCCAAAGCTCACTAAACCAAATCAAAAGCTTCCTCTTCTTGTCTACTTCCATGGAGGAGCCTTCTGCGTCTCCTCGCCATTCACTTCCAAGTACCACAATTACCTCAACGCTCTCGTGGCCGAATCCAACGTTGTTGCGGTCTCTGTGAACTACAGGAAAGCCCCCGAATACCCTCTACCAGCCGCGTACGAGGACGCCTGGGCTGCGCTGCAATGGGTCGAGGCCCATTGTAGTAATGGTGGCCCTGAGGCTTGGTTGAATGAGCACGCGGATTTTGAGAGGGTGTTCTTGGCTGGAGTGAGTGCTGGCGCCAATATTGCTCATAACTTGGCTATGGCGGCTGGAAAGGCCGAGCTTGGGCCGAACCTGGGCCTTCTTGGGGTCGCTTTGGTCCACCCGTATTTCTGGGGGTCGGATCCTATTGGGTCGGAGGCTCAGATTCCGGGATTGAAGGAAGGTGTGGATAGGTTGTGGCCTTTTATCTGCCCGTCTGCACCGGACAACGATGACCCACGGATTAATCCAGTGGCTAAGGGTGCTCCTAGCTTGGCGGGGTTGGGTTGCAGGAGGGTATTGGTGTGTGTGGCTGAGAAGGATATATTGAGGGATAGAGGGTGGCTTTACTTTGAGGCGTTGGGTCGGAGTGGGTGGATGGGTGTGGTGGAGATCGAAGAGACAATAGGGGTGGATCATGCGTTTCATTTGAAGGATTTGGAGGGTGAGAAAGCCAAGGAATTGATCAAATTGTTGGCTGATTTCTTCAATAGGGAAATGCCTCCACTGATTTGATTGTGTGCTATTGCTTTTGATTTGTGTTTATCATCAAATTGTATGGCAATTATGtaaaaatatactaaataaccttttttttttttttttttagtcaatcTAAATGTTATGTTTGGTAAAGTAGGATGAccattttattaagaaaataaatagtttttattaaaaataaaatgaaaaaaaaaaaataaaatagttttgtAATAGTCATTTTCATGACCTATGAGAGAATGAATATTTTAAGTGTTAGATAATTATCATATACTCTAAcactaaaattattatatttcacaTTCTTCTATTCATAATaaaagttattaattttttttaataaaataataattccGCGTATAACATAAATTATTTGAAATGATGAAGGAAATATGTAGAAGAGCCATAGATGATAAATCGAATAAGAAGCAGTGGTAAATGTCTTACTAATGTTCGTGTATTTGTCTTGGGTCAATGAACGTAAAAGATTGCCGGAGGTAGAGGTGATGAGGTTCGAGGCGTGAGTTTgtgtatcttttaaaaaatgttgaaattaaatttagacaattaaaaaaagcaacaacacatactatatatatatatatatagctaataATTAAGATATGGGTTGCTTAGACAGAACCTAAGCCAAATCTGCGTAATGATATATTGAGAATACAATACACTCGTGAAGTTACTTTAACGAGAgagccttttcttttctttacttcTGGGCTGTTGGGTGGTGCAAGAACCgtaattaattattacaacTTGTGTTTGCTTTGGTTGTTGAGTGCCTACCAGAACTATCCTATCTTAATATGCCTGGAATTCCCTCTTGTTtgccatttcctttttttttgggtagctGGAATTCCATGTTACCTAATCTAAATGGATGAAAATTGCCTAAATTAAACACATCACTTGACCGGAGCAATGTAAGGTGGCGAGTCAACGGCGTAATTTGAAGGATATCAATCCAACAACCCCAGATAATGGAAATTGAATGGGTTAGAGTATATTCAATATCCTCAATTAAAATAGACAATagatttttcctttcattttctccCACTCAaacttttcaataaaaaaaaaagtcttcgCGTATATTGTCGGTATAAAGAAGTGCATTGTCTTCGGTAGTGAACCTTTTTTCAATCCTCTGCTTATAAAAGTGTCCAACTCCCCTGCCTCTCCCTCcaatctctctgtctctgtcttgtctgtctgtctctctctctcacacggTCACACCCATACAAATGGATCCAGCGAGTAAGAAAGAGGTAGCTGTTGAGGTTTTTCCCTACCTTAGAGAATACAAAGATGGAACCGTGGAAAGGACTGCGGGGACCCTAGTTGTCCCCGCAGGCTTCGATCCTCAAGCCGGCGTTGAATCTAAAGACATAGTCATCATACCAGAAACCGGCGTCTCCGCCCGGCTCTACCGACGTCGCAATCTACCGACCGCCAACAAGAGTGAGAATAAGCTTCCTCTCGTTCTCTACTTTCACGGCGGAGCATTTTGCATATCGTCAGTCGCCGATCCCCTCTACCACAACAGTCTCAACATCCTAGTTGCCGATGCTAACATCATCGCCGTCTCGGTGGACTACAGGAGAGCCCCGGAGCATCCCCTTCCGGCGGCATACGAGGACGCCTGGGCTGCGCTTCAGTGGGTGGCTTCCCAAGTCGATGATCGCCGCCACGATGGCCACGAGCCATGGCTCAAGGATCAAGTTGATTTTGGGAAGGTGTTCTTGGTAGGAGACAGCGCTGGCGCCAGTATGGCTCACCACGTGGCGCTACGGGCAACAGGAAATGTAGTGAAGCTCCTTGGCATTATTCTAATCAATCCTTACTTCTGGGGAGAAAAGGCAATCGGATCGGAGATTACAGACCCGGTGAGAAAAGCGATGGTGGACAATTGGTGGCGCTATGTCTGCCCATCTAAGAAAGGTGGCGATGATCCGCTCATCAACCCTTTTGCAGAAGGATCCCCAAGTCTTTCCAACTTGGCCTGCCATAAAATCCTTGTTACCGTTGCTGAGAAAGACATCTTGAGGGATCGAGGGAGGCTTTACTACGAAAAGTTGGTGAATAGCGGATGGACAGGAAAGGCTGAGATCGTGGAGACCCAAGGGGAAGATCATGTCTTCCATATCTTCGACCCAAATTGTGAGAAAGccaagagcttgattaaacgcTTGTCTTCTTTCATCAACCAAAGCCATCTTTAATTTCAGTTTGGAAAATGTTGCTGTCATTGCTGATTTTATATCTGTAGAGAAAAAAGGCACCATGCACGGATGCACCTTTGCTGCTGAACCGCTGGTGGGTCTAGATCTTGCTTGTCATGTTTTCCATTTTCATGTTGTGATTCGCAATTGATCTACTTCCTGTCCACTTGTCATAATAATATTGTTTAATCTATTTCTTCGTTGAATTGAACATGtttcataattatttaaatGGCGTAGAATTCAAGATATATAGTTGAAT from Corylus avellana chromosome ca6, CavTom2PMs-1.0 includes the following:
- the LOC132184048 gene encoding probable carboxylesterase 2 codes for the protein MDPASKKEVAVEVFPYLREYKDGTVERTAGTLVVPAGFDPQAGVESKDIVIIPETGVSARLYRRRNLPTANKSENKLPLVLYFHGGAFCISSVADPLYHNSLNILVADANIIAVSVDYRRAPEHPLPAAYEDAWAALQWVASQVDDRRHDGHEPWLKDQVDFGKVFLVGDSAGASMAHHVALRATGNVVKLLGIILINPYFWGEKAIGSEITDPVRKAMVDNWWRYVCPSKKGGDDPLINPFAEGSPSLSNLACHKILVTVAEKDILRDRGRLYYEKLVNSGWTGKAEIVETQGEDHVFHIFDPNCEKAKSLIKRLSSFINQSHL
- the LOC132184867 gene encoding probable carboxylesterase 2, coding for MELSKPEIAIEFPLLIRVYKDNRVERLMDTDIVPASSDERTGVTSKDITIIAAEPDISARLYLPKLTKPNQKLPLLVYFHGGAFCVSSPFTSKYHNYLNALVAESNVVAVSVNYRKAPEYPLPAAYEDAWAALQWVEAHCSNGGPEAWLNEHADFERVFLAGVSAGANIAHNLAMAAGKAELGPNLGLLGVALVHPYFWGSDPIGSEAQIPGLKEGVDRLWPFICPSAPDNDDPRINPVAKGAPSLAGLGCRRVLVCVAEKDILRDRGWLYFEALGRSGWMGVVEIEETIGVDHAFHLKDLEGEKAKELIKLLADFFNREMPPLI